GGCGAGCCTGGTCTCCGCGTTCACGGAGCACTACTGCGACTTCGGTGCGGTGCTGCCCGTGGCGCGGGCGCTGCGGGAGAAGGTCGACTGGGAAGAGGTCCGGCGGGAGTGCGGCGAGGACCCGATGCCCGCCGCGTTCTTCTTCCTCCTCGAACGCCTGAACGTGATCGCTCCGCGGAAGGAGCAGCCATGAACGACCTCGACTACCGCGTGGCCCACCTGCGCGAACGCCTCGCGGGCGGGCCGCTGGCCGAACTGGGCGTGCAGGTCGCGGTGCACGGGGACTCGGTGCTGGTGACCGGCACCGTACCGTCCTCGCACTGCCGCGACGAGATCGGGCGGATCGTGGGCGAGACCCTGACCGGGCTCACGGTGCGCTGCGACCTGGTGGTCGCCGAAGCGTCGTCCCCCGACCAGGCGGAGGAGCTGGCATGATCCGCATCGCAGCCGTCGGTGACATCCACATGGGCCCCGACAGCCAGGGAGTGCTGCGGCCCGCGTTCGAGACCCTGCCCGACTGTGCCGACGTCCTGCTCCTGGCGGGCGACCTGACCCGGCACGGCACTCCCGAGGAGGCCCGGGTGGTGGCGCGGGAGGTCAAGGACCTGGGGGTGCCGGTCGTGGCGGTCCTGGGCAACCACGACCACCACGACGAGCGGCCCGACGAGGTCACGGCGATCCTCCAGGACGGTGGTGTCCAGGTGCTGGAGGGGCAGGAGACGGTGCTGGACTGCGCGGGGGGCCGGGTCGGCGTGGCCGGCACCAAGGGGTTCTGCGGCGGCTTCGCGGGCCGCAACGCCGGGGAGTTCGGCGAGCCGCTGATGAAGGAGTTCGTGCGCTACACGCGCCGGTCCGCCGACAGCCTGCGCACGGCGCTGGAGCGGCTCGGCGAGCAGGGCTGCGACGCGCGGGTCGCGCTGACCCACTTCTCCCCCGTGCCGGACACGCTGGCGGGCGAGCCGCTGGAAATCTACCCGTTCCTCGGCAGCTACCTGCTGGCCGAGGCGATCGACACCGCCGGAGCCGACCTCGCGGTGCACGGGCACGCCCACGCGGGCACCGAGCACGGTATGACCAGTGGCGGCGTACGGGTGCGCAACGTCGCCCAGCCGGTCATCGGACGGGCCTTCCACGTGTACCACCTCCAGGTGCCCGAGCGGGTGGCGACGGGCAGTTCCGCGGAGTCGGCGGGCTGACACCGCGCACCCGCGAGGCGGCGTGGCCGCACCTTTGGGCGCGGCCCGCTCCTGTCCGGCCGGCCAGCCGGCCGGCCGGGGCACGGGAGTCCCCGGTCCGGGGGGCGACGCGGGCCGCCCGCGGGTGCGGCCCGTGCCCGTCACTACCGCGTCAGTTGCCCCAGCGGCCCGAGGCGGCGTGGGTCTCCATCCACGTCGTGTACGGCGGAGCGGACCTCTCGCGCAGCAGCTCCCCCGCGACGGTGAAGTGCGGGGCCTTCTCCGGGCGCCGGCGGGCCTGCGCCACGATCTCGTCGGTGAGGGTGGTCGCCATCGACAGCCGCGGGTAGGCGGCGTGGATCCGGGCGCCGGTCTCGTCGTCGACGCATTCCGTGCCGATGCCGAAGTCCATGCCGGTCCCCTGGTGCACCAGCGCGCACAGCGGGCCGCGGCGTTCGGCGATCCCGGGCGAGGTGTGCAGCGCGATCGCCTCCCACACCGCGTCGACGTCCGGTGCCGGCAGGCCCTGCCCGGTGAGGAACTCGGCGGCCGTGTCGGCGCCGTCCACCTCGAACCGCTGGTGGCGGTCCCCGGCCTCGGTGAGCCCGATGTCGTGCAGGACGCAGGCCAGGAACAGCAGCTGGGGGTCGTAGTCACGGCCCGGGACGGCGCCTTCGTGGTCGGCGCGCAGGCGGGCGAACAGCCAGGCGCGGATGCTGTGGTTGGCGGTCGCCGTGGATTCCGTGTCGCGCACCAGTGCCAGGGCGCGGCGGGCGACGGGGGTGTCGGGGAGCGACGGGACGCCGCTGATCGTCTGCGTGGTCATGGCTCCATCGTCGGTGGGGACTTCGGGCCGCGACAGTGGCAGTATTGCCGCCGTGCGCGAGGAAACTGCCTATGAGCCGGCGGACGCCGGCGCCGGTGCCCGTGACGGCCGGGGGCACCGGGTCGCCGTGCTGGTGCTGGACGGTGTCCTGCCCCTCGACCTGGGAATCCCGGCCCAGGTCTTCACCGCGGTGCCGGGTG
Above is a genomic segment from Streptomyces glaucescens containing:
- a CDS encoding metallophosphoesterase family protein produces the protein MIRIAAVGDIHMGPDSQGVLRPAFETLPDCADVLLLAGDLTRHGTPEEARVVAREVKDLGVPVVAVLGNHDHHDERPDEVTAILQDGGVQVLEGQETVLDCAGGRVGVAGTKGFCGGFAGRNAGEFGEPLMKEFVRYTRRSADSLRTALERLGEQGCDARVALTHFSPVPDTLAGEPLEIYPFLGSYLLAEAIDTAGADLAVHGHAHAGTEHGMTSGGVRVRNVAQPVIGRAFHVYHLQVPERVATGSSAESAG
- a CDS encoding HD domain-containing protein, giving the protein MTTQTISGVPSLPDTPVARRALALVRDTESTATANHSIRAWLFARLRADHEGAVPGRDYDPQLLFLACVLHDIGLTEAGDRHQRFEVDGADTAAEFLTGQGLPAPDVDAVWEAIALHTSPGIAERRGPLCALVHQGTGMDFGIGTECVDDETGARIHAAYPRLSMATTLTDEIVAQARRRPEKAPHFTVAGELLRERSAPPYTTWMETHAASGRWGN